Genomic DNA from Setaria italica strain Yugu1 chromosome V, Setaria_italica_v2.0, whole genome shotgun sequence:
ACAGTGCTACCTATTGACACTTAAAGTAACTGCATAAACATACTATTTGATACCCTCCAATCTCTTTTAGGATAACACTGGCATTTTGCGCTCATGATCAAATATGATGTGTCCTGGCAATCTACCTCGGCTGATGTAATTTATCCTTTCTCTTTCTGGAGCATTCATTGTAGGTGATTCTAAAGCTTTTAAATCTCTTTATTCCTTTATTATATTACTCAGGCCTTTCGTGCTAGCCCGATCTATGTGTAGCTTGTCCAAGCAATCCACCTCCCAAAAATTTTCTTGTGCTTCTATCATTAAATCAGCCAAGAACTTTGCAATCTCTTTTATCGTTTTTTTCTCAGTTGTGCTTCTGTAGTATAACTGTCTTGCACTTTGTTTCATTAGATGAGCCAAGAACTTTGTAGAAATCACTAGACACTGGGTTTTTCTCTGTGTACAGTTGGTAGAGAAGGAAACTAGTGACTTGTTTTTTTAGATGGCTTGATAAGCTGCAAAGAAACAGGCCAATTGTCTGCTAATACAAAGTCTTTTAGGGTTCTCCATTCAGAGTTTGCCAAAAGTTCCTAATATCTGAATTTCCATCATTCTGCATTGTCTTCTCAAGATTTACTTGTTAACATATTTTTATCAGTTCAATAATGGATGATTTTGGAGATTCATGCAATCATTTTGCCTATAACTAGTACATTCATGGATTGGCTGCTCGAGGAGTACATTACTTGCACCGGCCCGGACCTCTGCTCCAGGACTTGGGATTTTTGGCCCTTCCGGTATGTCATCTGCTTTTATCCAGTTCTTGTTAATAAAGGAATACAAGGCACTGATTTCTTTTGTCCCATTGGTGGCACATCTCCATATGGTAGGAACTTGGCCGAGAGAAAGGTTATCTTAGCGAGAGCGTATTCACGTTCATCTTCATTTCCTTTCTGTTGGTAGGTTACCTTTTACTTCACAATTTTTCTATTTGTAGTTGATTACTTGTACCAAGAATGTGACCATGTTTAATACTGTGAATTAAACAACACATTATGCAATTGATCTCATTGGCATTAAAAATCTGAAGTGATGGTTATTTAGATGGATGTGTTAAAAGACTTTGTGACATGAAGACAAACGGTCAGTCAATCGGTGTATGGAATTATTGGAATCTCCACCATGAGTGGCCTTTAGATATATTGGAGCTCTCATTTAATTTCAATGTTGTGTTAACTGTTAAGGTTAGAAAATAGAGGTTTCATGTGGATTATCCATGTCTAAACTAACAAAAATGTTTGTTTGGTGATGCTTTGTTGGACTGCCATCCTGTAAAATAAAGAATTTGTGCAAATTACCTTTTGGACCTGTTTCTGTAATCTGCTCTTTCATGCATTGCATACTTTCTGAATTGTTTAATGCTTATTTTCTATAGTGATCGATCATATGCTAGGATTACAAGCTATTCAGCCTTGACCATTTGTCTATGGTATTGCAGTGGAGTTTTCACCCTTTTATTTATCATAGCAAACGTTTCTACACTGTTCTTCTGTGGCGAAGGGTGCTGGCATTTTTAGTAGTAAGTGTGGCTGTCTTACTTTGATGGTGTTCAGATTTATATCCGTGTTCAACAAGCGATCATAATTTCCTGTACAGGCTTCGCAGTTTTTACGGATTATCACATTCTACTCCACTCAACTTCCTGGTCCAAATTATCACTGTCGTGAGGTAACCTTGATTTCTCATTCTGTCCAAAGCATATACTCGTGAACACTATTGCTAAAGTAGTTATTTGATACCATTCATAGGGCTCAAAACTTGCCACTCTTCCACCACCAAACAATGCACTCGAAGTGCTCCTTATTAACTGTAAGTCTTCTATTGTTGGCTTACTCTTGTGGGTGGAAAGTTCTCTTGATTCAAATTGTTCTTTGCAGTTCCTCATGGAGTGCTTTTTGGTTGTGGTGATCTGATATTCTCATCTCACATGATCTTTACCCTAGTGTTTGTGCGCACATACCATAAATATGGATCAAACAGGTACCAAAATCTAGCCAGTCATGTGTGTCCCTCTCTGTGTCTTGCATAGTTGCGTGTAATTTGCGTGACAAGTTTCATACCAGTTGCCCACCAAGTCAACCCTGTTCACACGTTCTTGTAGGTTGATTAAGCTCCTTGCTTGGCTGATGGCTATAGTTCAGAGTCTTCTTATAATTGCTTCTCGCAAGCACTACACTGTGGATGTTGTTGTTGCTTGGTAGGGACGAAACTCAATTTCAGTGATAGGTTATCTTTAAGTAGCATCTACCTCCTTTTGACAGTCTCTTTCTACAGGTACACTGTTAATTTAGTTGTATTCTTTGTTGATAAGAACCTGCCAGGTACATTCTTTTACCCTCATGTAACATGCAGAACAGCCATCAACATTCTGTAACAAGCTTATCTGCCAATTCTGCAGAAATGCCAGATCGTACAAATGGGTTATCTTTGCTTCCAGTAAGCTCAAAAGATAAAGATGGCAGGATGAAGGAAGAGCTCCATAAGCTTGACAGCAGGATGAGGGATGAGGTGCATAAATTATTAAATGGAAACTCTGTCGATGCTACTGATCGGGTACTAGAACATTTCTTACCACCCCATGTTTTCTGAATTATCATAAATAGTTTGTGGTACCTTTCGATGCATGCATAATAATAAACTTAAAATGAAccactccatccgttccaaaatgtaggtggTTTTAGCTTATTctaaatatatagattttgctatgcatctagatataggattatgtctagatacgtagcaaaatgTATGTttgtagaaaagccaaaacgacctgcattttgaaacggagggagtagtgatGCGAAAGCAGTGAGatatatactactccctccatctcaaattataggtcgttttggcttttttagattcatggactttgttatgcacttaaaatataccctatgtctagatgcataataatatctatgcatctagaaaagccaaaataacctataatttggaacggagggagtacaacatAACCCCGTGCTTTTTGGTTCCAAGTTTTCTTCATGTATCCTTTTCTGGTTATTTCAGCGACAACGAGTGCAGATGAATGGAAAGCATGGAGAAGACATGAACCACACTGTCTCTGATGCCCCTCCCACGGGTACATGATCAGCTGCTTTTCATTGTTCTATTGTCCTCAACATGGACAGGGGAATCTGCCGGGAAAAAAacttaaaaaagaagaaaattgccTGGTGTATGATGAAAAGCTTCTCAGGtacctgcaaggctgcaacatCATTTTGTTCTGCTGCTCTCTATGGCATGGTGACAGATAAATGAGGCAGTGTTGAAGTAGTGGTAGAAAATGTAAAAGGATCAGAATCTCGCGGCTTTCCTCAGATGCTGCTGCTACAGTTTTGCATTCTTCAGACCTTTTAAAACCGATGATATTAGAGAGAGAAAAATTTGATCTTTGATGTAAATATCGATTAGATTCAGCTTTAGTTCCAgctctaaaaaaaatattgtcaGCTGTGGTGAATTGGTGATTGCTAATTTATGTTCATTGGTAGTAATTGTATGTGAGGCTGTGAGCAGCGCGTGGTGATTGCTTTTGTTGGAGCCCTGTGACGCCTTTGAGCGAACAGCTACTTATCCGGGCAGATCGCTTCGTGTGACACGGTAGAGCCCGGGCTCACGAGAGCTGAACGCCTCACGGGTTTGGCGCTCTAAAGAAAAAGGCAGCGGACGCCGCGTGCCGCGCGCGAAGACGACGGGGATCGCCGTCGTGCTGCCGCTGCGCCTGCGCTTACCCACCCAAGCACATGCGTTCGATGCGTTCCGTGCACGGAGTTTGAGCGCATCGCCGACGTGGTGCCGCTGCGCCTGCGCTTACCCATGTCTGCAGCCGTGCAGGTGCATGCCCCGAGTATGTGCGATGCGCTCTTGCGAAGGCGGAAGCGGTATGTGCCAGTCGCGCTGCATCGCTGTCAAAGTCTACAGTCTACAACTTTACACGATGTCGCGGCAAAAGTTTCCCGTTCCTGCCGCATAGCCAATAGTTGCTGTCTATGCTTGGACACAGCACTACAGCAGGATCTGAAACTCTGAAGGAATCTCTGAATAAATGGCTTTTGTTCCTGTGCTACTTCTACTGTGCAATTGCCAAAATGTTGCGTAACTTCGCAAGTACATCTTTGAAGATCCATCTGAAATGTCATGCGATTAAGTGATGATTGCAGCAGCTCGGGTACACCATCTTCCTTGAATCGCGCGAGCTGCATGTGACTCGAAGCAGCCCCTGCCCCACATTTGGCTATTTGGAGTGCTTCGATAGCCTGGTCATTTAAACTTAAGAAATCCACGAAATGATGTTGCCGGGTACGTCAATCCAGAATGGAGCAATTGACTATTTGCCATCATCCCCGATGGCGCCGCACTCCCAATCCTTCCCTCTCCGGTGATAAGGGTTTGTATTCAAGTACTTCAGGATCCACCAGAAGCGAGAAGCCTATCCTGTAGCTTTCCCCTGTTTGGGATGCAAGAATTCTGTCGTGGACAACCTGCAGTCTCCAGTCTCCAGTCTCCTGCACATGTCTGAATAAAGGAAATTCGGCGACAGTCGTGCCTCTTGGCTATCCCGTTTTATGAATTGCAAGATTAAACTATACATAGTATGATGTACGAAGATGGGGAAGTTATGATAAGCCACTCACCAAAAATTTGCTCAAATCACGAAAACATGAAAAAAAGAATGAAGTACGAGATCTTCCATTCCCCGATTTCGCAACCACTTGCAAATGTGCACCCAATCTTTACAGAATAACCTGcgttccatttttttttgcggCATGTGCCATCGTACTCTCACAA
This window encodes:
- the LOC101779623 gene encoding phosphatidylinositol:ceramide inositolphosphotransferase is translated as MYIAREATKLWRKVSAETTAELQLLLEKWQLLLAGLVFQYIHGLAARGVHYLHRPGPLLQDLGFLALPELGREKGYLSESVFTFIFISFLLWSFHPFIYHSKRFYTVLLWRRVLAFLVASQFLRIITFYSTQLPGPNYHCREGSKLATLPPPNNALEVLLINFPHGVLFGCGDLIFSSHMIFTLVFVRTYHKYGSNRLIKLLAWLMAIVQSLLIIASRKHYTVDVVVAWYTVNLVVFFVDKNLPEMPDRTNGLSLLPVSSKDKDGRMKEELHKLDSRMRDEVHKLLNGNSVDATDRRQRVQMNGKHGEDMNHTVSDAPPTGT